One stretch of Dyella jiangningensis DNA includes these proteins:
- a CDS encoding putative baseplate assembly protein yields the protein MSCCSACGQHACACGCGASERTPLPLYNRPGLASLAYRVGTYADFFTTMQMDLSSSALPALAGLRTRELDDPSMALMDAWAIGADVLSFYQERIANEGYLRTATERCSVLQLGRLVDYRLRPGVAAGVYLAYTIDDNSPPVTIPAGAKAQSVPAPGEQMQTFETAESLDARHEWNTLHPRQTQPQNITLDNIAALQDLWLTGAATQLKHSDRLLFQFGELANGTSVLRMVESVDVQQTDPATGAMLQPADQRSRVRLQALGAATVAIAAAANRAVVALASGDARWFNALLGVRQQLLLGVDDGGSTKAFSTVFMRYLEGWQSGPQPVRDFMKAVDEAFGGSPVTPPGATGFGALFGALILPRTLQPANSLQLRRGIATALAPASDVRPQLLLNFATPLLDTFYRAWTAIPHGDPSPDLLGVFALRIKAPLFGYNAPAPMTVNQKWDGSQWVSTMVPGSLDTSHEIAGTVWLDNAYDDVESGSYAVIWPSGNNPVVTVRVAHATAAPHSMYTMSGKSTRLDIDPNQGDHTWSVGGESDVRGTQVYAQSEPLTLAASNIVDQTGNATVSSAGVAQDGATRMTLDVAVDGLKAGRWVIVQGQRADVPGTDAVNASEAVMLLSVEQAASNLPGDTIHSTLVFAGKGLAYAYVRNSVSIHANVVRATHGETRNEVLGNGNGATAMPTFALKQQPLTYVSAPTVDGVQSTLVVSVNGMQWHEVRNLAFVDATSRSYATAIDDGGKVSVLFGDGVHGARVPTGIENVSAAYRQGIGMAGNVQAGQVSLAATRPLGVKQVVNPLRASGGADPETRDQARVNVPLAVLALDRLVSITDYADFSRTYGGVGKASANKLGSQVLVTIAGADDAPIDDTSDLYRNLLQSLQRYGDPSLPVALMVRQLVALTLSAKVGLLPDYEWESVEPVIRAALMHRFGFEGAGLASPVYLSSVVSCIQAVRGVAWVDVDAFGSLDEATLLLGFGVGGDDGGEGAVLKRNPPQVTDAAAAQRITVLDARLDDQGNPQPAQIAYFLPSVPDTLLLQQAAS from the coding sequence ATGAGCTGCTGCAGCGCCTGTGGCCAGCACGCCTGCGCCTGCGGATGCGGCGCCAGCGAACGCACGCCGCTTCCCCTTTACAACCGGCCGGGTCTTGCCAGCCTCGCGTATCGCGTGGGCACCTATGCCGATTTCTTCACCACCATGCAGATGGACCTGAGTTCGTCCGCGTTGCCGGCCTTGGCCGGGCTGCGCACGCGTGAACTGGACGATCCGTCCATGGCCCTGATGGACGCCTGGGCCATCGGCGCCGACGTGCTGAGCTTCTACCAGGAACGCATCGCCAACGAAGGCTACCTGCGTACCGCAACGGAACGCTGCTCCGTGCTGCAGCTGGGCCGGCTGGTGGACTATCGCCTTCGCCCCGGCGTTGCCGCCGGCGTCTACCTGGCCTACACCATCGACGACAACTCGCCGCCGGTCACGATACCGGCCGGCGCCAAGGCGCAATCCGTGCCGGCACCTGGCGAGCAGATGCAGACCTTCGAGACGGCGGAGTCGCTGGATGCACGGCACGAATGGAACACCCTGCATCCGCGGCAGACGCAGCCGCAGAACATCACGCTGGATAACATCGCTGCACTGCAGGACCTATGGCTGACCGGTGCGGCCACACAGCTCAAGCACAGCGACCGGCTGCTGTTCCAGTTCGGCGAGCTGGCGAACGGCACCAGCGTGTTGCGCATGGTGGAGTCGGTGGACGTCCAGCAGACCGATCCTGCCACCGGCGCGATGCTGCAGCCGGCCGATCAGCGCAGTCGCGTTCGCCTGCAAGCCCTGGGCGCGGCGACGGTGGCGATCGCAGCGGCGGCCAACCGCGCGGTCGTTGCCTTGGCGTCGGGCGATGCGCGCTGGTTCAATGCGTTGCTCGGCGTGCGCCAGCAATTGCTGCTGGGGGTCGACGACGGCGGCTCCACCAAAGCGTTTTCCACAGTGTTCATGCGCTACCTGGAAGGTTGGCAAAGCGGGCCGCAGCCGGTGAGGGACTTCATGAAGGCTGTCGACGAGGCCTTTGGCGGTTCACCCGTGACACCTCCCGGGGCGACGGGCTTTGGCGCCTTGTTCGGCGCACTGATCCTGCCGCGCACGTTGCAGCCGGCGAACAGCTTGCAGCTACGGCGCGGGATCGCCACGGCGCTCGCGCCAGCCAGCGATGTTCGGCCGCAGCTGCTGCTCAATTTCGCCACGCCACTGCTGGATACGTTCTATCGTGCTTGGACGGCGATCCCCCATGGCGACCCCTCGCCGGACCTGCTGGGCGTGTTCGCACTGCGCATCAAGGCACCGCTGTTCGGCTACAACGCGCCGGCACCCATGACGGTCAACCAGAAGTGGGATGGTTCGCAATGGGTATCGACCATGGTGCCGGGCTCGCTGGACACCAGCCACGAAATCGCCGGTACCGTCTGGCTCGACAACGCCTACGACGATGTGGAGAGCGGCAGTTACGCAGTGATATGGCCGTCCGGGAACAACCCCGTCGTCACCGTGCGCGTGGCGCACGCCACCGCGGCACCGCACTCGATGTACACGATGAGCGGCAAGAGCACGCGCCTGGATATCGATCCGAACCAGGGCGATCACACCTGGAGCGTCGGTGGCGAATCGGATGTGCGCGGCACGCAGGTTTACGCACAAAGCGAGCCACTGACGCTGGCCGCCTCCAATATCGTCGACCAGACGGGAAACGCCACCGTCAGCAGCGCAGGCGTGGCGCAGGATGGCGCCACGCGCATGACGCTCGATGTAGCCGTCGATGGCCTCAAGGCGGGGCGTTGGGTGATCGTGCAAGGGCAGCGCGCCGACGTGCCCGGAACCGACGCCGTGAACGCTTCGGAGGCCGTCATGCTGCTGTCCGTCGAACAGGCGGCATCGAACCTGCCCGGCGACACCATCCATAGCACGCTGGTCTTTGCCGGCAAGGGGCTGGCCTACGCGTATGTCCGCAACAGCGTATCGATCCATGCCAACGTCGTGCGCGCCACGCACGGGGAGACACGCAACGAAGTGCTCGGCAACGGCAATGGCGCGACGGCCATGCCTACGTTCGCGTTGAAGCAGCAGCCACTCACCTACGTCTCCGCGCCCACGGTGGATGGCGTGCAGAGCACGCTGGTGGTATCCGTCAACGGCATGCAATGGCACGAGGTGCGCAACCTGGCGTTTGTCGATGCGACCAGTCGCAGCTACGCGACGGCGATCGACGACGGCGGCAAGGTGAGCGTGCTGTTCGGCGATGGCGTGCACGGCGCGCGAGTGCCTACCGGTATCGAGAACGTCAGTGCGGCGTACCGGCAGGGCATCGGCATGGCGGGCAACGTGCAGGCAGGGCAGGTCAGTCTTGCGGCGACGCGTCCGCTGGGCGTCAAGCAGGTGGTCAATCCCTTGCGCGCCTCGGGTGGCGCCGATCCGGAAACGCGCGACCAGGCACGCGTCAACGTACCGCTGGCGGTGCTTGCGCTGGATCGCCTCGTGTCCATTACCGATTACGCCGACTTCTCGCGCACCTATGGCGGCGTGGGCAAGGCCTCCGCGAACAAGCTCGGCTCGCAGGTATTGGTCACCATCGCCGGCGCCGACGACGCGCCCATCGACGACACCTCCGACCTCTACCGCAACCTGCTGCAGTCGCTGCAGCGTTACGGCGACCCCTCGCTGCCGGTGGCGCTGATGGTGCGTCAGCTGGTTGCGTTGACGTTGAGCGCCAAGGTTGGCCTGTTGCCGGACTACGAATGGGAATCCGTGGAGCCCGTGATACGCGCCGCGCTGATGCATCGTTTCGGCTTCGAGGGCGCGGGGCTGGCGAGCCCTGTCTACCTGAGTAGCGTCGTGTCGTGCATCCAGGCCGTGCGCGGCGTGGCCTGGGTGGACGTGGACGCCTTCGGCAGCCTCGACGAGGCCACGCTGCTGCTTGGCTTTGGCGTCGGCGGCGATGATGGCGGGGAGGGCGCTGTGCTGAAGCGCAACCCACCGCAGGTGACAGACGCCGCAGCAGCGCAGCGGATCACCGTGCTCGACGCCCGCCTCGACGACCAGGGCAACCCGCAGCCGGCGCAGATTGCGTATTTCCTGCCGAGCGTTCCAGACACCCTCTTGCTGCAGCAGGCCGCGTCATGA